The following coding sequences are from one Treponema bryantii window:
- a CDS encoding hexokinase — protein sequence MDISDETQNFLERHNFTLNIADNLHKKIIEDMKKGLKTGGSDQAMIKAGSAAVRKIKEGESAIVIDAGGTNFRSCIVTKTKDGIEISDFEKTVMPAIDRELNKKQFYQAIAQNISRLKDRSNKISFCFSYAMAITEDGDGKIIRFSKEVKAPEAVGTYLGKELLAELKIQGWTKIKKINVLNDTTALLLSSFVEKSEKNWGAHLAFILGTGMNSAYIQNKRIIVTECGMFSNLPQSDFDKTVCSRTTQPNQSLMEKMCSGAYLGNIATEMVKTAVREGFFSPSYAAPEYFDTKDFDKYFAKTEKELSSDELKLKELFYVIITRSAKLSAEAIYAAAFCSDKEKEELPICITCNGSTFWKTPLLKQTAEARLKDLLQQPFEIIQIDDDITKGSFAAAFID from the coding sequence ATGGATATTTCAGACGAGACACAGAACTTTCTTGAACGTCACAATTTTACTTTAAACATTGCTGATAATCTTCATAAGAAAATTATTGAAGATATGAAAAAAGGTTTGAAAACAGGCGGTTCTGACCAGGCAATGATAAAAGCAGGCAGTGCTGCAGTTCGTAAAATTAAAGAAGGTGAAAGTGCCATTGTGATTGATGCAGGCGGTACAAACTTCCGTTCCTGTATTGTTACAAAAACAAAAGACGGTATTGAAATATCAGATTTCGAGAAAACGGTGATGCCTGCCATTGACCGTGAACTCAACAAAAAACAGTTTTACCAGGCCATAGCACAGAATATTTCACGTCTTAAAGACCGCTCAAACAAAATCAGTTTCTGCTTCAGTTACGCAATGGCAATTACAGAAGACGGAGATGGAAAAATCATCCGTTTCTCAAAAGAAGTAAAAGCTCCGGAAGCGGTTGGAACATATCTTGGAAAAGAACTGTTAGCAGAACTCAAAATTCAAGGTTGGACAAAAATCAAAAAAATAAATGTTTTGAATGATACAACAGCCCTCCTGCTTTCAAGCTTTGTTGAAAAATCAGAAAAGAACTGGGGCGCACATCTTGCTTTTATTCTTGGAACCGGAATGAACAGTGCATACATTCAAAACAAGCGGATTATAGTAACAGAATGCGGAATGTTTTCTAATCTTCCTCAAAGTGATTTTGACAAAACAGTCTGCAGCAGAACAACGCAACCGAACCAGTCCCTTATGGAAAAAATGTGTTCAGGAGCATATCTCGGAAATATTGCAACAGAGATGGTAAAAACAGCAGTTAGAGAAGGATTCTTCTCTCCTTCGTATGCAGCACCAGAGTATTTTGATACAAAAGATTTTGATAAATATTTCGCAAAAACAGAGAAAGAACTTTCATCGGACGAACTGAAATTAAAAGAACTCTTTTACGTAATTATTACCCGCTCGGCAAAACTTTCAGCAGAAGCAATTTACGCTGCAGCGTTCTGTTCAGACAAAGAAAAAGAGGAGCTTCCAATCTGCATTACCTGTAACGGCAGCACCTTCTGGAAAACTCCCCTTCTAAAACAAACTGCTGAAGCCCGTCTGAAAGACCTGCTCCAGCAGCCTTTCGAAATTATTCAAATTGACGACGACATCACTAAAGGAAGCTTTGCCGCCGCATTCATCGATTAA
- the nagB gene encoding glucosamine-6-phosphate deaminase, with protein MRLIIKNNYKECAKWTADYIAGKIHSAAPTPEKPFVIGLPTGSTPLGVYERLIELNNKGLISFQNVITFNMDEYVGLDENHPQSYHYFMWQNFFSKIDIKKENVHILDGTAEDLQKECENYEKMIKEAGGIDLFLGGCGNDGHIAFNEPGSSLTSYTRMKTLTEDTIKANARFFDGDCTKVPKTALTVGIGTITDAKEVLIMMTGLAKADALQHAVEESVSQMWPVTILQMHKSALIIADDECTDKLRVGTVKYFKGIESKITDSFESIFSNK; from the coding sequence ATGAGACTTATAATCAAAAATAACTACAAGGAATGTGCAAAGTGGACGGCAGATTATATAGCCGGTAAAATTCATTCAGCTGCCCCTACTCCAGAAAAACCTTTTGTTATTGGATTACCTACAGGAAGTACACCTCTTGGAGTATATGAACGGCTTATTGAATTAAACAATAAGGGACTCATATCATTCCAGAATGTCATTACTTTTAATATGGACGAATATGTAGGACTTGATGAAAACCATCCGCAAAGCTACCACTATTTTATGTGGCAGAATTTCTTCAGTAAAATCGATATCAAAAAAGAAAATGTTCATATTCTTGACGGAACAGCGGAAGACCTTCAGAAAGAATGTGAGAATTATGAAAAGATGATTAAAGAAGCCGGCGGAATTGATCTGTTCCTGGGTGGCTGCGGAAATGACGGACACATTGCATTTAATGAACCGGGTTCTTCACTCACCTCTTATACAAGAATGAAAACCCTTACAGAAGATACAATAAAAGCAAATGCAAGATTCTTTGACGGTGACTGTACAAAAGTCCCAAAAACAGCCCTTACAGTTGGAATTGGAACAATCACAGATGCAAAAGAAGTTCTTATTATGATGACAGGGCTGGCAAAAGCAGATGCCCTCCAGCACGCAGTTGAAGAATCAGTTTCACAGATGTGGCCGGTTACAATACTTCAGATGCATAAAAGTGCACTTATTATTGCTGATGATGAATGTACAGATAAACTACGTGTTGGAACAGTAAAATATTTTAAGGGAATTGAATCAAAAATCACAGATTCCTTTGAATCAATTTTCTCTAACAAATAA